In Chitinivibrionales bacterium, one genomic interval encodes:
- a CDS encoding TolC family protein: MRKNGEIFKVVIVLLCLPAIIFSLSLRQAQESLLYNNLDIVAAYQDYCKKSFEEAEAKSGWWPSLDVVGSYDYFSERNSIKFPDNLPVPPASPLSALAGKSLTMGNYYRAEAGLDLSYPITSAFVNIFNVRYRHLGLQMKDAQNEGLKSQLSFKLGALYFLWSLSYGQAEVYQTLVTQLTEQAAQVKNLKTGGVASSSNVLDALARLASAKADLVTAQNQTDSLRLELVDFTQCKDSAPVPEEYSFDLDPAALMALDTVTLNDTRPELAAMDLGMNQLLALQDIIRGQKYPNLIAVAGYRYGNPGLRMGGTDFMGYAEAGLTLKWNLFDGFKVTNQRKQTAQQAEIIKYQKQQQIDAFNNAIKNAKLQITRAIRQQDAAQASLAAAEAVVTDAKNSLTAGIVTQTDYLNALTARARAALAVKQAAFMRNMAVLQLYFASGKELKF; the protein is encoded by the coding sequence ATGAGAAAAAATGGCGAGATTTTTAAAGTGGTCATTGTCCTTCTCTGCCTTCCGGCCATCATTTTCAGCCTCAGCCTGAGGCAGGCGCAGGAATCCCTTTTGTACAACAATCTCGACATCGTCGCGGCGTACCAGGACTACTGCAAAAAATCCTTCGAGGAGGCGGAGGCCAAGTCGGGATGGTGGCCGTCGCTCGACGTAGTGGGATCGTATGATTATTTCTCGGAGCGAAACTCCATAAAGTTCCCGGACAACCTCCCCGTGCCCCCGGCGAGCCCGCTGTCGGCCCTGGCCGGAAAATCGCTCACCATGGGCAACTACTACCGCGCCGAGGCCGGCCTCGACCTGAGTTACCCGATCACGTCCGCGTTTGTCAACATCTTCAACGTGCGGTACCGGCACCTCGGCCTCCAGATGAAGGACGCGCAGAACGAAGGGCTTAAGAGCCAGCTTTCCTTTAAACTGGGCGCGCTGTATTTCCTCTGGAGCCTGTCGTACGGCCAGGCCGAGGTGTACCAGACGCTCGTGACGCAGCTCACCGAGCAGGCCGCTCAGGTGAAGAACCTCAAGACCGGCGGCGTCGCGTCGTCGTCGAACGTGCTCGATGCGCTGGCGCGGCTCGCGAGCGCAAAGGCCGACCTCGTGACCGCGCAGAACCAGACCGACTCGCTCAGGCTTGAACTCGTGGACTTTACCCAATGTAAAGATTCGGCCCCCGTGCCCGAGGAGTACTCGTTCGACCTCGATCCGGCCGCGCTCATGGCGCTCGACACCGTGACGCTCAACGACACGCGGCCGGAGCTCGCGGCCATGGACCTCGGCATGAACCAATTGCTCGCTCTCCAGGACATCATCCGCGGCCAGAAATATCCCAACCTCATCGCGGTCGCCGGATACCGGTACGGAAACCCCGGGCTCAGAATGGGCGGCACCGATTTCATGGGCTATGCCGAGGCCGGCCTGACCCTCAAATGGAACCTGTTCGACGGGTTCAAGGTGACCAACCAGAGAAAGCAGACGGCGCAGCAGGCGGAGATCATCAAATACCAGAAGCAGCAGCAGATTGACGCATTTAACAATGCGATCAAGAACGCGAAGTTGCAGATCACGCGGGCGATTCGCCAGCAGGACGCGGCGCAGGCCTCGCTTGCCGCCGCAGAAGCGGTGGTCACCGATGCAAAGAACAGCCTCACCGCGGGCATCGTGACCCAGACCGATTACCTGAATGCGCTCACCGCACGCGCGCGCGCCGCCCTGGCCGTGAAGCAGGCCGCGTTCATGAGGAACATGGCCGTACTGCAACTGTATTTCGCGTCAGGAAAGGAACTTAAGTTTTAA
- a CDS encoding HlyD family efflux transporter periplasmic adaptor subunit, translated as MNTRQPANVLKIILLITLGFLLSCSSMNSKNFIGSAVVEAQTYQVATTAQGTIVALYKEEGQQVAKGELIAVIDTVPLVLRVNEVNTSLAELLGSIAAQKDQLSSQESDVKGVEREYKRIAELVAQGSAPSQQKDNLQTQVESSSLRVQANKMSLTALAAKISTINAQKAELMNQIAHCYVRSPAPGTVLTKYKNLGEVALPGNPVFEIGAYDTMQVDFYVPQTMLAGFRLGQAVRIRLDDQGSGNKKKETFVPAQITWISSDAEFSPKNIQTRESRNELVFKIRALAANKDGILKRGLPVEVWR; from the coding sequence ATGAATACCAGACAACCCGCGAACGTCCTGAAAATCATCCTGCTTATCACGCTTGGATTTCTCCTCTCCTGCAGTTCCATGAACAGCAAGAACTTCATCGGCTCGGCCGTGGTCGAGGCGCAGACCTACCAGGTCGCCACCACGGCCCAGGGCACCATCGTTGCGCTGTACAAAGAGGAAGGCCAGCAGGTGGCCAAGGGCGAGCTCATCGCCGTCATCGACACGGTGCCCCTGGTGCTCAGGGTCAACGAGGTCAACACGTCGCTCGCAGAGCTCCTCGGCAGCATTGCCGCGCAGAAAGACCAGCTCTCGTCGCAGGAATCCGACGTGAAGGGCGTCGAGCGCGAATACAAGCGGATCGCGGAGCTCGTTGCCCAGGGGTCGGCGCCCTCGCAGCAGAAGGACAACCTGCAGACCCAGGTAGAATCGTCAAGCCTCAGGGTGCAGGCCAACAAGATGTCGCTTACGGCACTCGCGGCAAAAATAAGCACGATCAACGCGCAGAAGGCCGAGCTCATGAACCAGATCGCGCACTGCTACGTGCGGTCGCCGGCGCCGGGCACGGTCTTGACAAAATATAAAAACCTCGGCGAGGTGGCGCTGCCCGGCAACCCGGTGTTCGAAATCGGCGCTTACGACACCATGCAGGTCGATTTCTACGTACCGCAGACCATGCTCGCCGGGTTCAGGCTCGGCCAGGCCGTACGGATAAGACTGGATGATCAGGGAAGCGGCAATAAAAAGAAAGAGACGTTTGTTCCCGCACAGATTACCTGGATTTCAAGCGATGCAGAATTTTCGCCGAAAAATATCCAAACGAGAGAAAGCAGGAATGAATTGGTTTTTAAGATTCGAGCATTAGCGGCTAACAAAGACGGGATATTAAAAAGAGGACTTCCGGTTGAGGTATGGAGATAA
- a CDS encoding ABC transporter ATP-binding protein, which yields MNYSIEIKDLYKNYSGEKALDGVSFNVPHGCLFGLIGADGAGKSTLMRILTTLIDADKGEARVLGMDAQKDYKKIRTMIGYMPQKFSLYPDLSVEENLTFFADIFDVSAAERDARMQRLLSFARLEPFRGRRAANLSGGMKQKLALCCCLVHTPRVLFLDEPTTGVDPVSRKEFWEILRDLRSQGIAILFSTPYMDEAGKCDDLLLLDHGRVIAAGTPAALVSSFPYLLYRVESPAGSLAWPRGRALPQGIAAIYPSSGALHATCSDTSMDEDRLLSLVHPAVPAAQTAARIRPGIEDAFIYHLSTHPAALSAPPVGRAQSPLSREGKPSEAGKGEVEELNG from the coding sequence ATGAATTATTCCATCGAAATAAAAGACCTTTACAAAAACTACTCCGGCGAAAAAGCACTCGACGGCGTGAGCTTCAATGTTCCGCACGGCTGCCTCTTCGGCCTTATCGGCGCCGACGGCGCGGGCAAGAGCACGCTCATGCGCATCCTGACCACGCTCATCGACGCGGACAAGGGCGAGGCGCGCGTGCTCGGCATGGACGCGCAGAAGGATTACAAGAAGATCCGCACCATGATCGGCTACATGCCGCAGAAGTTTTCGCTCTACCCCGATTTGTCGGTGGAGGAGAACCTCACGTTCTTCGCCGACATCTTTGACGTGTCGGCGGCCGAGCGCGATGCGCGAATGCAGCGGCTGCTGTCGTTCGCGCGGCTCGAGCCGTTCCGCGGCAGGCGTGCGGCAAACCTTTCAGGCGGCATGAAGCAGAAGCTGGCGCTCTGCTGCTGCCTGGTCCATACCCCGCGGGTGCTGTTTCTCGACGAGCCCACCACGGGCGTTGACCCGGTGTCGCGCAAGGAATTCTGGGAAATTTTGCGCGACTTGCGCAGCCAAGGGATCGCTATCCTGTTTTCAACGCCCTACATGGACGAGGCCGGAAAATGCGACGACCTGCTGCTGCTCGATCACGGCAGGGTCATTGCCGCCGGCACACCGGCCGCGCTCGTGTCGTCGTTTCCGTACCTTCTTTACAGAGTGGAAAGTCCGGCCGGATCGCTCGCCTGGCCGCGCGGCAGGGCCCTGCCACAGGGGATTGCGGCGATATACCCGAGTTCCGGCGCACTGCACGCCACCTGCTCGGACACGTCCATGGACGAAGACCGGCTGTTATCCCTGGTGCATCCGGCAGTTCCGGCCGCTCAAACGGCCGCCCGCATCCGGCCGGGAATCGAGGACGCGTTCATTTATCATTTGTCAACTCATCCCGCGGCGCTTTCCGCCCCTCCTGTCGGGCGGGCGCAATCCCCTCTTTCAAGAGAGGGGAAGCCGAGCGAAGCGGGGAAGGGTGAAGTGGAAGAACTCAACGGATAG
- a CDS encoding ABC transporter ATP-binding protein: protein MALSIETKDLTKKFGGFTAVDRISIAVDKGEIFGFLGANGAGKTTAIRMLCGLLNPTSGEGHVAGFDIMRQTASIRTRIGYMSQKFSLYSDLKVMDNLRFYGSLYGLSGKALDERISAMAGFLGLLDLLGRTTSDIPWGWQQRLSLACANLHKPEILFLDEPTGSVDPVSRRNFWDLIQELSAGGTTVFVTTHHMDEAEYCNRISIMVSGRIAAVDSPAALKRRHGVATLHDAFLAIVEGGAQ from the coding sequence ATGGCTCTCTCAATAGAAACAAAAGACCTCACCAAAAAGTTCGGCGGCTTCACCGCGGTCGACCGCATCAGCATCGCTGTTGACAAGGGCGAAATCTTCGGCTTTTTGGGCGCCAACGGCGCGGGCAAGACCACGGCCATCCGCATGCTGTGCGGCCTGCTCAACCCCACCAGCGGGGAAGGCCATGTGGCAGGGTTCGACATCATGAGGCAGACGGCCAGCATCCGCACGCGCATCGGGTATATGTCGCAGAAATTTTCGCTGTATTCCGACCTCAAGGTCATGGACAACCTCCGCTTCTACGGGTCGCTCTACGGCCTTTCGGGAAAGGCCCTTGACGAACGCATCAGCGCCATGGCCGGCTTTCTGGGCCTGCTCGACCTGCTCGGCCGCACCACGTCCGATATTCCCTGGGGATGGCAGCAGCGGCTCTCCCTGGCCTGCGCCAATCTTCACAAACCGGAAATTCTTTTTCTCGACGAGCCGACGGGCTCGGTGGACCCCGTAAGCCGCCGCAACTTCTGGGACCTGATTCAGGAGCTTTCCGCCGGCGGCACCACCGTGTTCGTCACCACGCACCATATGGACGAGGCCGAATATTGCAACCGCATCTCCATCATGGTGAGCGGCAGGATAGCGGCCGTGGACTCTCCCGCCGCGCTCAAGCGGCGCCACGGCGTTGCCACGCTGCACGACGCGTTCCTGGCCATCGTGGAAGGGGGCGCGCAGTGA
- a CDS encoding ABC transporter permease — translation MNRRLFAILRKETWHILRDWQSLIIIIAMPTFMMFLYGYAFDVNINDVPVLIVDPQPTPETAAIARAVDHSSLFKVSGTVRTLQDPLEVFKTTNIRAIIRFMPGFTADLRRGGAPATVQVLIDGADQNLGTILRNAAEPFLQKTVFDLLQLRMPAGITVKQTILYNPQQKAAQFFVPGLVALFLMMICALLTSLTITREKEHGTMEQLLISPVRPVEILVGKIAPYIVLSALDGFIILAVGRFVFGVHIMGSLLLLSAAAFIFIFVALSVGLLVSTVAKKQEHAMLMVMPPTILPTVMLSGFIFPVASMPVWLQVLSAILPPTYFLQIIRGVILKGVGMAVLWPPVLVLSLMGLFLLALSVRAFREKA, via the coding sequence GTGAACCGGCGGCTGTTTGCGATCCTGCGCAAGGAAACGTGGCACATCCTGCGCGACTGGCAGTCGCTCATCATCATCATCGCCATGCCCACGTTCATGATGTTTCTGTACGGCTACGCGTTCGACGTGAACATCAACGACGTGCCGGTGCTCATCGTCGACCCGCAGCCCACGCCCGAAACCGCGGCCATCGCAAGGGCCGTGGACCACAGCAGCCTGTTCAAGGTCTCGGGGACCGTGCGCACGCTGCAGGACCCGCTCGAGGTGTTCAAGACCACGAACATCCGCGCCATTATCCGCTTCATGCCGGGATTCACCGCCGACCTGCGCCGCGGCGGCGCGCCCGCAACGGTGCAGGTGCTCATCGACGGGGCGGACCAGAACCTCGGCACCATCCTGCGCAACGCCGCCGAACCGTTTTTACAGAAAACGGTGTTCGACCTGCTGCAATTGCGCATGCCCGCGGGCATCACGGTGAAACAGACCATTCTTTACAACCCGCAGCAGAAGGCCGCCCAGTTTTTCGTGCCCGGTTTGGTCGCGCTGTTCCTCATGATGATCTGCGCGCTGCTCACGTCGCTCACCATCACGCGCGAAAAGGAGCACGGCACCATGGAACAGCTGCTCATTTCGCCCGTGCGGCCCGTCGAAATTCTTGTTGGTAAAATCGCGCCCTACATCGTGCTTTCCGCGCTCGACGGGTTCATCATCCTCGCGGTCGGGCGGTTCGTGTTCGGCGTGCACATCATGGGCAGCCTGCTCCTGCTCTCGGCCGCGGCGTTCATCTTCATTTTCGTGGCGCTGAGCGTGGGCCTGCTCGTGAGCACCGTGGCGAAAAAACAGGAACACGCCATGCTCATGGTCATGCCGCCCACCATCCTGCCCACGGTGATGCTGTCCGGGTTCATTTTTCCGGTGGCGAGCATGCCGGTATGGCTGCAGGTTCTGTCGGCAATACTTCCCCCGACTTACTTCCTCCAGATCATCCGCGGGGTGATCCTCAAGGGCGTGGGGATGGCGGTGCTGTGGCCGCCCGTGCTGGTGCTGTCGCTCATGGGACTTTTTCTGCTCGCGCTGTCGGTGCGGGCGTTCAGGGAGAAGGCATGA
- a CDS encoding ABC transporter permease produces MNFLRLVIQKEFAHIRADEITIRLMIAPVFVLMFILGYAITTEVKNVTIAAVDRSDTPASRDLVQTIQHNPFFIFKGYAGSETEARLMLDRGDARLALLIPADFGKNLGNGAADDVGLLVDGQDANSSNVSSGYIQSIILLWSRGMLKQRLAAAGVNVRTVLPVDVRPEIFFNPMLKSSWYMIPALAVVLVTMITALLTGFSIVREKMSGTLEQLMVTPIGPVHVVMGKVVPYALIGLVELTVVLVLATLWFRVPFHGNFGVLLLFGAVYMMSSLGVGILVSTVARTPQQVLFMLWFFLIFFLFLSGLFLPLEQMPAWVQKLTYINPLRYFMFVLRSMFLKGSGLAELWPQAAAMLVIGTVLFGAALAAFQRKVS; encoded by the coding sequence ATGAACTTTCTCAGACTGGTAATCCAGAAGGAATTCGCCCATATCAGGGCCGACGAGATTACGATACGCCTCATGATCGCGCCCGTGTTCGTGCTCATGTTCATCCTGGGCTACGCCATCACCACCGAGGTCAAGAACGTCACCATCGCCGCGGTTGACAGAAGCGACACGCCGGCGAGCCGCGACCTGGTGCAGACCATCCAGCACAACCCGTTCTTCATATTCAAGGGATACGCAGGCTCCGAAACGGAAGCCCGGCTCATGCTTGACAGAGGCGACGCGAGGCTCGCCTTGCTGATTCCCGCCGACTTCGGCAAAAACCTCGGCAACGGCGCCGCCGACGACGTCGGGCTCCTGGTGGACGGACAGGACGCGAACTCGTCGAACGTCTCGTCGGGCTACATCCAGTCCATCATCCTGCTGTGGAGCCGCGGCATGCTCAAGCAGCGCCTCGCTGCCGCCGGCGTGAATGTGCGCACCGTGCTGCCCGTCGACGTCCGGCCCGAAATCTTTTTCAACCCCATGCTCAAGTCGTCCTGGTACATGATACCGGCCCTCGCCGTGGTCCTGGTCACCATGATCACGGCGCTGCTCACGGGATTTTCCATCGTGCGCGAGAAGATGTCGGGGACGCTCGAGCAGCTCATGGTGACGCCCATCGGCCCGGTGCATGTGGTGATGGGCAAGGTGGTGCCCTACGCGCTCATCGGGCTGGTCGAGCTGACCGTGGTGCTGGTGCTCGCTACGCTCTGGTTCCGCGTCCCGTTCCACGGCAACTTCGGCGTGCTGCTTTTGTTCGGCGCCGTGTACATGATGTCGTCGCTGGGCGTGGGTATCCTCGTTTCGACTGTGGCGCGCACCCCGCAGCAGGTATTGTTCATGCTGTGGTTCTTTCTCATTTTCTTTTTGTTCCTCTCAGGACTCTTTCTGCCCCTCGAACAAATGCCCGCATGGGTGCAGAAGCTCACCTACATCAACCCGCTGCGCTATTTCATGTTCGTGCTGCGCTCCATGTTTCTCAAGGGCAGCGGGCTTGCCGAGCTGTGGCCGCAGGCCGCGGCGATGCTCGTGATCGGCACCGTGCTGTTCGGCGCGGCATTGGCGGCGTTTCAGAGAAAAGTTTCATAA
- a CDS encoding zinc ribbon domain-containing protein codes for MPFYEFSCPNCNTIFTFFSRTVNTKKIPDCPKCKKRKLERRISLFAVGGGSKKGEDDQAGAKPTDDLPIDEGKMAKAMETLASEAGRMDENDPRQAANLMRKLSDMTGLKYNDKMNDALARLESGEDPDAIEAEIGDSLENEDPFILPEKGETGKPAAPKKTKMERDENVYDL; via the coding sequence ATGCCTTTTTACGAATTCTCCTGCCCAAACTGCAACACCATATTCACCTTTTTCTCGCGCACCGTGAACACCAAGAAGATCCCTGATTGTCCGAAATGCAAAAAGCGAAAACTCGAGCGCCGCATATCCCTGTTCGCCGTGGGCGGCGGGTCGAAAAAGGGAGAAGATGACCAAGCCGGAGCTAAGCCGACCGACGACCTGCCCATTGATGAGGGAAAAATGGCAAAGGCCATGGAGACGCTTGCAAGCGAAGCCGGCCGCATGGACGAAAACGATCCGCGCCAAGCGGCAAACCTCATGCGAAAGCTTTCGGACATGACAGGGCTTAAATACAACGACAAGATGAACGATGCGCTGGCGAGGCTTGAGTCCGGCGAAGACCCTGATGCGATCGAGGCGGAAATCGGCGACTCGCTGGAAAACGAGGACCCCTTTATTTTACCCGAAAAGGGCGAGACCGGCAAACCGGCCGCTCCTAAAAAGACGAAAATGGAACGGGACGAAAATGTTTACGATTTGTAA
- a CDS encoding methyltransferase domain-containing protein: MPTQSDLEIRRFNEWAKTYDRSFLQRLFFGPIHSRVLDICNSSAAPPASVLDVGCGTGRLLYLAATQWPGAKFSGADPAPNMISAARRLNPNAEFTVAKAESLPLPDHSADLVMSSMSFHHWEDQRKALKEIARVLQPGGRFCLADHTAVLANLHGEHAKSKGQLRLLFEEAGLDVVIQKRMWTRFVLISVGQKKADR, from the coding sequence ATGCCAACACAATCGGACCTCGAAATACGGCGCTTCAACGAATGGGCAAAGACCTACGACCGTTCGTTTCTCCAGCGGCTGTTCTTCGGCCCCATCCATTCGAGGGTGCTTGACATTTGCAATTCATCCGCGGCGCCGCCCGCGAGCGTGCTCGACGTCGGCTGCGGCACGGGCAGGCTGCTCTATCTGGCGGCGACGCAATGGCCGGGGGCGAAATTTTCCGGCGCCGATCCCGCCCCCAACATGATCTCGGCGGCCCGGCGCCTCAACCCGAACGCGGAATTCACGGTTGCCAAAGCGGAATCCCTGCCGCTGCCGGATCACTCGGCCGACCTCGTGATGAGCAGCATGTCGTTCCATCACTGGGAGGACCAGCGCAAGGCATTGAAGGAAATCGCGCGGGTGCTGCAACCCGGAGGAAGGTTCTGCCTGGCCGACCACACGGCGGTGCTGGCAAATCTTCACGGGGAACACGCGAAAAGCAAGGGGCAGCTCAGGCTGTTGTTCGAAGAAGCCGGGCTTGACGTGGTGATACAGAAGAGAATGTGGACGAGATTCGTGCTGATTTCGGTGGGGCAGAAAAAGGCCGATCGCTGA
- a CDS encoding isoprenylcysteine carboxylmethyltransferase family protein has protein sequence MPFALVKKAFVNGLLCLLMFGIPLFLGAGSLRFLNGWLFLGAFILPFLAVLLYFAFDNPDYFKKRVRGDEKERPQQVVMALLVLCALLMLLVSGLDYRFHWSSVPMQLVIASAVMMFAGFIMLFAVMKQNSFASRVIEVQRGQKVIDTGMYAVIRHPMYLAFTVIFGFAPLVLGSLYSLIPAAIIPCLISFRIKNEEAVLSKGLEGYDAYMKKIRYRLIPFVW, from the coding sequence GTGCCGTTCGCTCTTGTCAAAAAAGCATTTGTCAACGGTCTGTTGTGCCTTTTGATGTTCGGCATTCCCTTATTCCTGGGCGCCGGCAGCCTTCGTTTCTTGAACGGCTGGCTCTTTCTCGGCGCATTTATCCTGCCGTTTCTCGCCGTCTTGCTGTACTTCGCTTTTGACAACCCGGATTATTTTAAGAAAAGGGTGAGAGGTGACGAGAAGGAAAGGCCCCAGCAGGTCGTCATGGCCCTGCTGGTTCTCTGCGCTCTTTTGATGCTGCTGGTTTCGGGGCTCGATTATCGGTTTCACTGGTCAAGCGTGCCGATGCAACTGGTGATTGCTTCTGCGGTCATGATGTTTGCCGGATTCATCATGCTTTTTGCCGTCATGAAACAAAACAGCTTTGCGTCACGCGTGATTGAGGTTCAGAGGGGCCAGAAAGTCATCGACACGGGAATGTATGCGGTCATCCGGCATCCGATGTACCTGGCATTCACGGTCATTTTTGGTTTTGCGCCGCTTGTACTGGGCTCGCTTTATTCGTTGATTCCGGCGGCAATCATTCCGTGCCTAATATCATTCAGGATTAAAAATGAAGAGGCGGTGCTTTCCAAAGGGCTGGAGGGATATGATGCGTACATGAAAAAAATAAGATACCGTTTGATACCTTTCGTATGGTAG